In Rhizobium sp. ARZ01, a genomic segment contains:
- a CDS encoding HWE histidine kinase domain-containing protein, which translates to MNSNRPSSLVAAALASPERLAAVEATLPAYAGPDAEFTGIADLAAGLFSAPIAVVSLIGGTTQWFLARKGTAEVSASAQDCFCARLLTETGAPLVIGDALQDERFSKLPSVTGGPHLRFYAGAPIMHIGQTIGSVCVLDVAPRDFVSDEVLLHLQQLAKLAGSLLLLKEEARRRAIANTAIAREEQRQASALDAANVGSWLWNIQTGAVVGNPPLVRMLDLKSGAALNARRIFSAIHVTDRKATIGKLREALKTGAEYDGIFRAGATGRWLLGRGRVHEWDSEGRPLMFLGITLDVTEGQIASERMRLLLRELNHRVKNTLAMLQSLARQTLRQTNDPAAFMEAFAGRLQAISEAHGLLSDHEWGGIRLTPLLRAQIRPYADDFEAQVEIHKDEVHLGPDQAIGLGLVLHELASNARKYGALSASGGKLVITARVVQEEGKPVLHMTWHEVGGPPVTPPKRHGFGVVLIERSLDKVLGSSVHLEFLQSGLTALVRLPLD; encoded by the coding sequence ATGAACAGCAACCGCCCTTCATCGCTCGTTGCCGCTGCGCTTGCTTCGCCGGAGCGTCTTGCCGCTGTGGAAGCGACGCTGCCAGCCTATGCTGGGCCGGATGCGGAATTTACCGGTATTGCCGATCTCGCCGCCGGGCTGTTTTCCGCGCCCATCGCCGTGGTAAGCCTGATCGGCGGCACCACCCAATGGTTTCTCGCGCGCAAGGGGACTGCGGAGGTCAGCGCAAGTGCGCAGGATTGCTTCTGTGCGCGACTGCTGACGGAGACAGGCGCTCCGCTGGTCATTGGGGACGCGTTGCAGGACGAGCGGTTCTCGAAGTTGCCGAGCGTCACCGGCGGGCCGCACCTCCGCTTCTATGCTGGCGCGCCAATCATGCATATCGGTCAGACGATCGGCAGTGTTTGTGTCCTTGACGTCGCTCCCCGCGATTTCGTGTCGGATGAGGTTCTCCTGCATCTCCAGCAGCTTGCGAAACTTGCCGGGTCGCTTCTCCTGCTCAAAGAGGAGGCGCGGCGCCGTGCAATCGCCAATACGGCCATTGCGCGGGAGGAGCAGCGACAGGCGTCCGCGCTGGACGCGGCCAATGTCGGAAGCTGGTTGTGGAACATCCAGACAGGAGCCGTCGTCGGCAACCCACCGCTCGTGCGCATGCTGGATCTGAAGTCGGGCGCGGCACTGAACGCTCGCAGGATCTTCTCGGCTATACACGTGACCGACCGGAAAGCGACGATCGGAAAATTGCGGGAGGCGTTGAAGACCGGTGCCGAATATGACGGGATATTTCGCGCAGGCGCGACGGGACGCTGGCTGCTCGGGCGAGGGCGCGTCCATGAATGGGACAGTGAAGGGCGGCCCCTGATGTTTCTTGGCATCACCCTGGATGTCACTGAGGGGCAAATCGCCTCCGAACGGATGCGCCTGCTGCTGCGCGAGCTAAATCATCGCGTCAAGAACACGCTTGCGATGTTGCAGTCGCTTGCACGCCAGACGCTTCGGCAGACGAACGATCCGGCGGCTTTCATGGAGGCCTTTGCCGGGCGCCTGCAGGCGATTTCCGAGGCCCACGGGCTGTTGAGCGATCACGAGTGGGGCGGCATTCGCCTGACGCCGCTGCTGCGGGCGCAGATCAGACCGTATGCCGACGACTTCGAAGCACAGGTGGAAATCCACAAAGACGAGGTGCACCTGGGACCGGACCAGGCCATCGGGCTGGGACTGGTATTGCACGAGCTTGCGTCAAACGCCCGAAAATATGGTGCTCTGTCGGCATCCGGGGGCAAGCTCGTGATTACGGCCCGTGTCGTGCAGGAGGAAGGCAAGCCGGTGCTGCACATGACCTGGCACGAGGTCGGCGGGCCGCCGGTCACACCGCCGAAGCGGCACGGCTTCGGCGTCGTGCTGATCGAACGCAGCTTGGACAAGGTGCTGGGCAGCAGCGTGCATCTGGAATTCCTGCAGAGCGGACTTACCGCGCTGGTTCGGCTTCCGCTCGACTAG
- a CDS encoding RNA polymerase sigma factor, whose amino-acid sequence MERATNFKRELLSNLPSLRAFAISLVGRHHEADDLVQDTIVKAWAKQHQFEMGTNMKAWLFTILRNELYSKLRKRGREVQDSDGLLTENLAQHPAQYGALDMQDFQNALAQLPDEQREAIVLVGASGLSYEEAAEISGCALGTIKSRVNRARQKLQEILQITDEGEYGPDAISAPLTSRAFVS is encoded by the coding sequence ATGGAACGGGCCACCAATTTCAAGCGCGAGTTGCTCTCGAACCTGCCGAGCCTCAGAGCCTTCGCAATTTCGCTCGTCGGCCGTCATCACGAGGCGGACGATCTCGTGCAGGACACGATTGTGAAGGCCTGGGCCAAGCAGCACCAGTTTGAAATGGGCACGAACATGAAGGCCTGGCTGTTCACGATCTTGCGCAATGAACTCTATAGCAAGCTGCGAAAGCGCGGACGTGAGGTGCAGGACAGCGATGGTTTGTTGACGGAAAACCTGGCCCAGCATCCTGCGCAATACGGGGCGCTGGACATGCAAGACTTCCAGAATGCCCTGGCGCAATTGCCCGACGAGCAGCGGGAGGCGATTGTTCTCGTCGGTGCCTCAGGCCTGTCTTATGAGGAGGCGGCGGAAATCAGCGGTTGTGCGCTCGGCACGATCAAGAGCCGCGTGAACCGGGCGCGGCAGAAGCTGCAGGAAATCCTGCAGATAACCGATGAAGGTGAATATGGACCGGATGCGATTTCCGCGCCGCTGACGTCGCGGGCTTTTGTATCCTAG